A window of the Gemmatirosa kalamazoonensis genome harbors these coding sequences:
- a CDS encoding heavy metal translocating P-type ATPase: protein MTATPVAPHDAAERIVIPVSGMTCAACQARVQRTLAKTPGVVDAAVNLMMGNATVAYDPSAVSADALVETIRRTGYGAELPRAERSAVEEQAARDEETAAEFRALRAKAIASGVAGAIAMLVSMAFMTSSVVRWALLAITAIVMAGPGRHFYVRAWAALRHRSADMNTLVALGTGAAFLYSVIATVVPGLFVSHGVAADVYYEAVIIIIALVLTGNAFEARAKRDTAAALRALATLQPPSARIVRGDAEIDVPVERVRAGDVVLVRPGERLPVDGVVVSGASAVDESMLTGESMPVPKAAGDRVIGGTLNATGAFRYRATTLGADSVLARIVQLMRDAQGSRAPIQALADRISAIFVPTVVAISLVTFAAWLVALHAGGASSAEAAVRAFAAAVAVLIIACPCAMGLAVPTAVMVATGKGAELGVLIKGGEALQRAGDVTTVVLDKTGTVTEGAPTVTDLVPAPGETRSADELLALAASVERASEHPLADAIVRRARERGVAVAEVESFASATGRGATGVVDGTGVVVGNAALMAEWAVDVAPLGADADRLAADGRTPVFLAVDGRLAAVLAVADPIRPTSRDAVARLRAMGLDVVLLTGDTERTARAVARAAGIERVVAGVLPDGKVAEVRRLQGEGRVVAMVGDGVNDAPALAQADVGVAIGTGTDVAVEAADVALMRADLHGVVHAIALSRRTMRTMRQNLFWAFAYNVVGIPVAAGVLYPALGILLSPVIASAAMAFSSVSVVSNSLRLRRARIE from the coding sequence ATGACCGCCACGCCTGTCGCGCCCCACGACGCCGCCGAGCGGATCGTCATCCCCGTCAGCGGGATGACGTGCGCCGCCTGCCAGGCGCGCGTGCAGCGCACTCTCGCGAAGACCCCCGGCGTCGTCGACGCCGCGGTGAACCTCATGATGGGCAACGCCACCGTGGCGTACGATCCGAGCGCGGTGTCGGCCGACGCGCTCGTCGAGACGATCCGCCGCACCGGCTACGGCGCCGAGCTGCCGCGCGCCGAGCGCAGCGCGGTGGAGGAGCAGGCCGCGCGCGACGAGGAGACCGCGGCGGAGTTCCGCGCGCTCCGCGCGAAGGCCATCGCGAGCGGCGTCGCGGGCGCGATCGCGATGCTCGTGTCGATGGCGTTCATGACGTCGTCGGTCGTCCGCTGGGCGCTGCTCGCGATCACCGCGATCGTGATGGCGGGACCGGGTCGGCACTTCTACGTGCGCGCCTGGGCCGCGCTCCGCCATCGCTCGGCCGACATGAACACGCTCGTCGCGCTCGGCACGGGGGCGGCGTTCCTGTACTCGGTGATCGCGACCGTGGTGCCGGGGCTGTTCGTGTCGCACGGCGTGGCAGCCGACGTCTACTACGAGGCGGTGATCATCATCATCGCGCTCGTGCTCACCGGCAACGCGTTCGAGGCGCGCGCGAAGCGCGACACCGCCGCCGCGCTGCGCGCGCTCGCCACGCTGCAGCCGCCGAGCGCGCGGATCGTGCGCGGCGACGCGGAGATCGACGTGCCGGTGGAGCGGGTGCGCGCGGGCGACGTCGTGCTCGTGCGCCCCGGCGAACGGCTGCCGGTCGACGGTGTGGTGGTGAGCGGCGCGAGCGCGGTGGACGAGTCGATGCTCACCGGCGAGTCGATGCCGGTGCCGAAGGCGGCCGGCGACCGCGTGATCGGCGGCACGCTGAACGCCACCGGCGCGTTCCGCTACCGCGCGACGACGTTGGGCGCCGACTCGGTGCTCGCGCGCATCGTGCAGCTCATGCGCGACGCGCAGGGCTCGCGCGCGCCGATCCAGGCGCTCGCCGATCGCATCAGCGCGATCTTCGTCCCGACCGTCGTGGCGATCTCGCTCGTCACCTTCGCCGCGTGGCTCGTCGCTCTCCACGCCGGCGGCGCCAGCTCGGCGGAAGCCGCGGTGCGCGCGTTCGCCGCCGCCGTCGCGGTGCTCATCATCGCGTGCCCGTGCGCGATGGGGCTTGCCGTGCCGACCGCCGTGATGGTCGCGACGGGGAAGGGCGCCGAGCTCGGAGTGCTCATCAAGGGCGGCGAGGCGCTGCAGCGCGCCGGCGACGTCACGACGGTGGTGCTCGACAAGACGGGCACGGTGACCGAGGGCGCGCCGACCGTCACCGACCTCGTGCCCGCGCCCGGCGAGACGCGTTCCGCCGACGAGCTGCTGGCGCTCGCCGCGTCGGTCGAGCGCGCGAGCGAGCACCCGCTCGCCGACGCCATCGTGCGGCGCGCGCGCGAGCGCGGCGTCGCCGTGGCCGAGGTGGAATCGTTCGCGTCGGCGACGGGGCGCGGCGCGACCGGGGTCGTGGACGGTACCGGCGTCGTCGTCGGCAACGCGGCGCTGATGGCCGAGTGGGCCGTGGACGTCGCGCCGTTAGGCGCCGACGCCGACCGCCTCGCCGCCGACGGCAGGACGCCGGTCTTCCTCGCCGTCGACGGCCGGCTGGCCGCGGTGCTCGCCGTCGCCGACCCGATCCGGCCGACGTCACGCGACGCCGTGGCGCGGCTGCGCGCGATGGGGCTCGACGTCGTGCTGCTCACCGGCGACACCGAGCGCACGGCCCGCGCCGTGGCGCGTGCGGCGGGGATCGAGCGCGTGGTCGCCGGCGTGCTCCCCGACGGCAAGGTGGCCGAGGTGCGGCGGCTGCAGGGCGAGGGACGCGTGGTGGCGATGGTGGGCGACGGCGTGAACGACGCGCCGGCGCTCGCCCAGGCCGACGTCGGCGTCGCCATCGGCACCGGCACCGACGTCGCCGTGGAGGCGGCCGACGTGGCGCTCATGCGCGCCGATCTGCACGGCGTGGTGCACGCCATCGCGCTGTCGCGCCGCACCATGCGCACGATGCGCCAGAACCTGTTCTGGGCGTTCGCGTACAACGTCGTCGGCATCCCGGTCGCCGCGGGCGTGCTCTATCCCGCGTTAGGCATCCTGCTCAGCCCCGTCATCGCGAGCGCGGCGATGGCGTTCAGCTCCGTGAGCGTCGTGAGCAACAGCCTGCGGCTCCGACGGGCGCGGATCGAGTGA
- a CDS encoding carboxylesterase/lipase family protein yields the protein MTRRFVSTLGVAALAACAHHVESNGPRDVVRDVVRVREGTLRGVVDGGVASFKGVPFAAPPLGELRWHAPRPAAAWSGVRAADRFSPACMQRAPAAFGPWTLEFLLRGPVSEDCLYLNVWTAAPAEGAPRPVLVYVYGGGFASGSSDVPVYDGARLAAKGLVVVTINYRVGALGFLAHPALSAESPDHASGNYGLLDQIAALQWVHDNVAAFGGDPSRVTVAGQSAGAISVFLLTTSPRARGLFQRAVIESGPDALAAMGMATTRAAARPLADAERAGLATARALGTPTVAELRALPAAQLVSPPGAGRFGPVVDGAVVLDALAPINDVPTIAGMNADEGSSAPDYAADTGKARAREVGFESLRRVLAERSTTARTPAYAYYFDRVIPWPEHPEFGAFHTSEVPYVFGTLDVLPRPWTAEDRRLSETMMAYWVNFAARGDPNGPGLPTWPAFAPDGATVLELGPRTGPIAAAPR from the coding sequence ATGACGAGACGCTTCGTGAGCACGTTGGGCGTCGCGGCGCTCGCGGCGTGCGCGCACCACGTCGAGTCGAATGGACCACGCGACGTCGTGCGGGACGTCGTGCGGGTGCGCGAGGGCACACTGCGCGGCGTCGTCGACGGCGGCGTCGCGTCGTTCAAAGGCGTGCCGTTCGCCGCGCCGCCGTTGGGCGAGCTGCGATGGCACGCGCCGCGCCCGGCCGCGGCGTGGAGCGGCGTGCGCGCGGCGGACCGCTTCTCGCCGGCGTGCATGCAGCGCGCGCCCGCGGCGTTCGGGCCGTGGACGCTCGAGTTCCTGCTGCGCGGGCCGGTGAGCGAGGACTGCCTGTACCTCAACGTGTGGACCGCGGCACCGGCCGAGGGCGCGCCGCGCCCGGTACTCGTCTACGTCTACGGTGGCGGCTTCGCGAGCGGCTCGAGCGACGTGCCGGTGTACGACGGCGCGCGACTCGCCGCGAAGGGGCTCGTCGTCGTCACGATCAACTACCGCGTGGGCGCGCTCGGCTTCCTCGCGCATCCCGCGCTGTCGGCCGAGTCGCCGGACCATGCGTCGGGGAACTACGGCCTGCTCGACCAGATCGCCGCGCTGCAGTGGGTGCACGACAACGTCGCGGCGTTCGGCGGCGACCCGTCGCGCGTCACCGTGGCGGGGCAGTCCGCGGGCGCGATCTCGGTGTTCCTGCTCACCACGTCGCCACGCGCGCGGGGGCTCTTCCAGCGCGCGGTGATCGAGAGCGGGCCCGACGCGCTGGCGGCGATGGGGATGGCGACGACGCGCGCCGCGGCGCGCCCCCTCGCCGACGCCGAGCGCGCGGGCCTCGCGACGGCTCGGGCGTTAGGCACGCCGACGGTCGCCGAGCTGCGCGCGCTGCCCGCGGCCCAGCTCGTGTCGCCGCCCGGCGCCGGCCGCTTCGGCCCGGTCGTCGACGGTGCGGTGGTGCTCGACGCGCTCGCCCCCATCAACGACGTGCCGACGATCGCGGGCATGAACGCCGACGAGGGGAGCTCCGCGCCCGACTACGCCGCGGACACGGGGAAGGCGCGCGCGCGGGAGGTCGGCTTCGAGAGCCTGCGCCGCGTCCTCGCCGAGCGCTCGACGACGGCGCGCACACCGGCGTACGCGTACTACTTCGACCGCGTGATCCCGTGGCCGGAGCACCCGGAGTTCGGCGCGTTCCACACCTCGGAGGTGCCGTACGTGTTCGGGACGCTCGACGTGCTGCCGCGTCCGTGGACGGCGGAGGACCGGCGGCTCTCCGAGACGATGATGGCGTACTGGGTCAACTTCGCCGCGCGCGGCGATCCGAACGGCCCCGGGCTCCCCACGTGGCCCGCGTTCGCGCCCGACGGCGCGACGGTCCTGGAGCTCGGCCCGCGCACCGGGCCGATCGCCGCGGCGCCGCGGTGA
- a CDS encoding metal-sensitive transcriptional regulator, with the protein MPTHTTACACGLHDASRKAVAVDPDAKERNLKRLRRIEGQVRGLHKMIEEDRYCADVLTQISSVHEALRAVGRELMRNHLKHCATSAIRAGDADAESMYDELVDLMYKHSR; encoded by the coding sequence ATGCCCACCCACACCACCGCCTGCGCCTGCGGCCTCCACGATGCCTCTCGCAAGGCGGTCGCCGTCGATCCCGACGCGAAGGAGCGCAACCTCAAGCGCCTGCGCCGCATCGAGGGACAGGTGCGCGGCCTCCACAAGATGATCGAGGAGGACCGCTACTGCGCCGACGTGCTGACGCAGATCTCCTCCGTGCACGAGGCGCTGCGCGCCGTCGGCCGGGAGCTGATGCGCAACCACCTGAAGCACTGCGCGACGTCCGCCATCCGCGCCGGCGACGCCGACGCCGAGTCGATGTACGACGAGCTGGTGGATCTCATGTACAAGCACTCGCGCTGA